A stretch of Aedes aegypti strain LVP_AGWG chromosome 2, AaegL5.0 Primary Assembly, whole genome shotgun sequence DNA encodes these proteins:
- the LOC5567987 gene encoding protein YIPF6 translates to MSSPEAKLELYDDYASATESMEGQMSVPNATRNTTDPGAPNFSTLDEPIKDTFLRDVKAVGIKFYHVLIPREKNTLLRDWDLWGPLILCTLMATILQGSADDVHDGGPQFAQVFVIVWIGAMIVTLNSKLLGGNISFFQSVCVLGYCLTPCAAALLVCRIILIAEQTHFLFFLRLLVAGVGFGWATYASIIFLGDSQPINRKALAVYPIFLFYFIISWLVVSHSNV, encoded by the exons ATGTCGTCGCCCGAAGCTAAACTGGAG CTCTACGATGATTACGCCTCGGCCACGGAGTCAATGGAGGGCCAAATGTCCGTCCCAAATGCTACACGGAACACCACAGATCCCGGCGCACCCAACTTCAGCACACTGGACGAACCCATCAAAGATACATTC CTTCGTGACGTGAAAGCGGTGGGTATCAAATTCTACCACGTCCTGATACCACGGGAAAAGAACACCCTGCTGCGGGATTGGGACCTGTGGGGTCCGTTGATATTGTGCACACTGATGGCCACGATTCTGCAAGGGTCGGCCGACGACGTCCATGACGGAGGGCCGCAGTTTGCCCAGGTGTTTGTGATAGTGTGGATCGGGGCGATGATTGTGACGCTGAACTCCAAGCTGCTGGGAGGGAATAT ATCCTTTTTCCAGTCGGTGTGTGTCTTGGGGTACTGCTTAACGCCATGTGCTGCAGCCCTGCTGGTCTGCAGGATAATCTTGATAGCAGAGCAAACGCATTTCCTGTTCTTTTTGCGACTCTTGGTCGCAGGAGTGGGCTTCGGATGGGCCACATATG CGTCCATCATATTTCTCGGGGACAGCCAACCAATCAACCGGAAAGCTCTAGCTGTGTATCCGATCTTTCTGTTTTACTTCATCATCTCGTGGCTGGTAGTGTCGCACTCCAACGTCTAA